A stretch of the Kroppenstedtia eburnea genome encodes the following:
- a CDS encoding FxLYD domain-containing protein: MAVYRWSRAGLGLLMALSVIATGCSTEGGSAGKDEKPVKSIRKEKDPQEHKIKNNTVSKVWKTSDGKVMAHGAAEIKNTGKKPVQLDSARLRFLGKDDRQLVEKEVLTIVPKVIQPGESAYVGATVHLRRAKSTGELKDMALDADYTPSYIPAVKMETESLSRDANDGGFTTVTGTVKNPNDQQVESILVTAALKNKQGNLIAVVTDYLDPGIPAGGQARFRAYDDKLPAAVTKPATDLEVSAYPVFEGEQK, from the coding sequence GTGGCAGTTTACAGATGGAGCCGGGCAGGTCTGGGTCTGCTGATGGCCTTGTCCGTGATCGCGACGGGCTGTTCCACCGAAGGGGGATCAGCCGGAAAAGATGAAAAACCGGTAAAGTCGATCCGGAAGGAGAAAGATCCCCAAGAGCACAAAATCAAAAACAACACCGTTTCGAAGGTATGGAAGACGTCGGACGGGAAAGTGATGGCCCATGGGGCCGCCGAGATCAAAAACACCGGAAAAAAGCCCGTTCAACTGGATTCCGCCCGGTTAAGATTTTTGGGTAAAGATGATCGCCAGCTGGTTGAAAAAGAAGTCCTGACCATTGTACCCAAGGTGATTCAGCCGGGAGAGTCAGCCTATGTAGGTGCAACCGTTCACCTCCGCCGGGCCAAATCCACCGGGGAGCTTAAAGATATGGCTTTGGACGCGGACTACACCCCGAGTTATATCCCTGCGGTCAAAATGGAAACAGAATCCCTTTCCCGGGATGCAAACGACGGGGGATTCACCACGGTGACGGGAACCGTGAAAAACCCAAACGATCAACAGGTGGAGAGCATCTTGGTCACCGCCGCTCTCAAAAACAAACAAGGGAACCTGATCGCCGTGGTCACCGATTATCTGGACCCCGGAATCCCTGCCGGCGGGCAGGCCCGATTCCGGGCTTATGACGACAAACTTCCCGCCGCAGTCACCAAACCGGCCACAGATTTGGAAGTGAGTGCCTACCCTGTGTTTGAAGGGGAACAAAAATAG
- the rraA gene encoding ribonuclease E activity regulator RraA, with translation MKTADLCDIHQRELQICEPILTSFGGKKQFSGPIRTVKVLEDNVLVRKALETVPEGSVLVVDGGGSKKCALMGDRLGEIAVSRNLSGVIINGCIRDSAELAKMDLGVLALAPMPLKSKKEGKGEQNVTVKFGGVHWEPGHYVYADEDGVVISPGKLTL, from the coding sequence ATGAAGACAGCGGATTTATGCGATATTCATCAGCGGGAGTTGCAGATCTGTGAACCGATCCTGACTTCCTTCGGCGGCAAAAAACAATTCTCCGGACCGATCCGCACCGTGAAAGTCCTGGAAGATAACGTGCTGGTCCGGAAAGCCCTGGAGACCGTCCCGGAGGGTTCGGTCCTGGTGGTGGACGGCGGCGGTTCAAAAAAATGCGCCCTGATGGGGGATCGACTGGGGGAAATTGCCGTTTCCCGCAATCTGTCAGGGGTGATCATCAACGGATGTATCCGGGATTCGGCGGAACTTGCGAAAATGGATCTCGGGGTGCTGGCCCTGGCGCCGATGCCTCTGAAAAGCAAGAAAGAGGGGAAGGGCGAGCAAAACGTCACGGTGAAGTTCGGGGGAGTCCACTGGGAACCGGGCCATTATGTATATGCTGATGAAGACGGAGTCGTAATCTCCCCCGGAAAATTGACCCTTTAA
- a CDS encoding DUF4064 domain-containing protein, with amino-acid sequence MKRTTEFVLGLLGGILGLGAAFLALFIGEVDEAISKVSSEITGLGYAAFIFSVLGVLGSILVRAKAKTGGWLMILSAIGGIVSVSLFYVLPGLLLLIAGGMGAFRREKRDTAVAGE; translated from the coding sequence ATGAAACGCACCACAGAGTTTGTACTGGGATTGCTGGGAGGAATACTTGGATTGGGAGCGGCGTTTTTGGCTCTTTTTATCGGAGAGGTGGATGAGGCGATCTCCAAAGTCTCCTCAGAAATCACGGGACTGGGGTATGCGGCATTTATATTCTCTGTCTTGGGCGTCCTCGGTTCCATACTCGTCAGAGCGAAAGCCAAGACCGGAGGTTGGTTGATGATTCTCTCCGCGATCGGCGGTATTGTCAGTGTCTCGCTCTTTTATGTGTTACCGGGACTCCTGCTCCTGATCGCCGGTGGGATGGGCGCCTTCCGCAGGGAAAAACGGGATACGGCGGTTGCGGGAGAATAG
- a CDS encoding sterol desaturase family protein, with protein sequence MKNHLKVFFSHFDIACTSLLWVIAVSLLIPDLDRPEIWLAIVVGMASYSASEYLIHRFFFHLKPPRNPLFLKMLKRLHYDHHMDPNNLKLLFLPIWYSLPLIGIAGGIAYGLTASFSLTLAFVSGVITFLLYYEWTHFVAHRPIKPRTPWGKWMKKVHLWHHFKNEHFWFGVTQPLYDVLLGTFKKENEVEKSETVRNLERREGTG encoded by the coding sequence ATGAAAAATCATCTGAAGGTTTTTTTCAGTCATTTTGATATTGCCTGCACCAGTCTCCTTTGGGTGATCGCAGTCTCTCTTTTGATTCCGGATTTGGACCGTCCGGAAATCTGGTTGGCCATTGTGGTCGGGATGGCTTCCTATTCTGCCAGCGAATACCTGATCCACCGGTTCTTTTTTCATTTAAAGCCTCCACGCAATCCTCTTTTTCTGAAAATGCTAAAACGACTTCATTATGACCATCATATGGATCCCAACAATCTGAAACTGTTGTTTTTACCGATTTGGTACAGCCTTCCGTTGATCGGGATCGCCGGAGGGATCGCTTATGGTCTCACCGCTTCATTTTCTTTGACCCTGGCTTTTGTCAGCGGTGTGATCACTTTTCTGCTGTATTATGAATGGACCCATTTTGTGGCCCACCGCCCCATCAAACCGAGGACTCCATGGGGAAAATGGATGAAGAAGGTCCATCTCTGGCATCATTTTAAAAACGAGCATTTCTGGTTTGGAGTGACACAGCCTCTCTACGATGTCTTGCTCGGTACGTTTAAGAAGGAGAATGAGGTGGAAAAGAGCGAAACCGTCCGCAACCTGGAACGGCGGGAAGGCACCGGTTGA
- a CDS encoding DUF420 domain-containing protein — protein MANQQQPEYGMEKNMNYTPWVVTLSVAVIVIVAVLYVMPKDQTVNHDNLVFLPRLNAVFNSFTTLFLLLAWFFISKKNIKMHRRFIYGAFVSTFLFLITYLYYHSIAPSTSYGGEGVLAYLYYFILITHIVLAAVIVPLALVTFFRGMNMKVEKHRKIARWTMPLWLYVSVTGVLVYLMISPYY, from the coding sequence ATGGCCAATCAGCAGCAACCGGAGTACGGAATGGAAAAAAACATGAACTACACCCCGTGGGTGGTGACATTGTCCGTTGCTGTCATCGTCATCGTGGCAGTGCTGTATGTCATGCCGAAGGATCAGACGGTGAACCACGACAACCTGGTTTTTCTGCCGCGGCTCAATGCGGTCTTCAACTCCTTTACAACACTTTTTCTGTTGTTGGCATGGTTTTTTATCAGCAAAAAGAATATTAAGATGCACCGCAGGTTCATCTATGGGGCTTTTGTGTCGACATTTCTCTTTTTGATCACGTATCTGTACTACCACTCCATCGCCCCTTCCACCAGTTACGGTGGAGAGGGTGTGTTGGCGTATCTCTATTATTTCATCCTCATCACCCATATTGTGCTGGCTGCAGTGATCGTGCCGCTGGCGCTGGTCACCTTTTTCCGGGGGATGAACATGAAAGTGGAGAAACACCGCAAGATTGCCCGCTGGACGATGCCGCTGTGGCTCTATGTAAGTGTTACGGGTGTCCTGGTCTACCTCATGATTTCTCCCTATTATTGA